The following proteins are co-located in the Dyadobacter chenwenxiniae genome:
- a CDS encoding RagB/SusD family nutrient uptake outer membrane protein, translated as MKFNYIKKTYKYIGLMAFMLMGQSCSDLLEEKVISSIGNDYINTPKGFEDAAKSAYSSLRNYYGTQQGITITEFGTDLYATGADGGYKGFHFYDAQLQPTVDYLATIWDETYRGINVCNAVIERAPAATVTDAIKKARVAEMKFLRAHYYFLLMQQYGGVDLRLTETILPTKKTSRAPESEIYKQIISDLESALPDLEAKSKATDYGRATRPAAEHLLAMVYLAKGNSTSKAADDYSKAATYASNVINNYTFKLLPDFASVFDQGNQNHDEVVFAVQYTTDPLTNGTGNSLHLYFGMQYDVQAGMVRDIVNGRPFKRMRPTKYCLETVFADRVNDSRYKKTFKDTWICNNPGTFTNVFDNSKSTVTFKAGDTTIFIPGYEMPLAERAKKPYQVLVPSRYDEALFPTNKKFLDPLRPDRTYEPGSRDYMCFRLADTYLLLAEAQLLTGKVKEATEAINMVRRRAAFPGKTAAMEIKQANMNMEMLMEERGRELLGEQIRWMDLKRWGNLVERVQKYNPQAAPNVKPIHLLRPIPQTQIDRTEGGAAAFPQNPGY; from the coding sequence ATGAAATTTAATTACATAAAGAAAACATACAAATACATTGGCTTAATGGCATTCATGCTCATGGGTCAGTCGTGCAGCGATTTGCTGGAAGAAAAGGTTATTTCCAGCATTGGGAATGATTATATTAATACGCCCAAAGGGTTTGAAGATGCGGCAAAATCAGCCTATTCCTCTCTGCGCAACTATTACGGCACGCAGCAGGGGATTACCATCACCGAATTTGGTACAGACCTTTACGCAACAGGCGCTGATGGCGGATACAAAGGTTTCCACTTTTACGATGCCCAGTTGCAGCCAACCGTGGATTATCTGGCAACGATCTGGGACGAGACTTACCGCGGCATTAACGTATGTAACGCAGTAATTGAACGAGCACCCGCGGCAACCGTTACCGATGCCATTAAAAAAGCGCGTGTTGCGGAAATGAAGTTTTTACGGGCGCATTATTATTTCCTTTTAATGCAGCAATATGGCGGCGTTGACCTGAGGTTAACAGAAACCATTTTGCCTACCAAGAAGACGTCCCGCGCACCGGAATCGGAAATTTACAAACAGATTATTTCCGACCTGGAATCTGCTTTGCCTGATCTTGAAGCCAAATCGAAAGCAACGGATTATGGGCGGGCGACCCGGCCTGCGGCGGAACATTTGCTGGCAATGGTTTATCTGGCAAAAGGCAATTCCACTTCGAAAGCGGCGGATGATTATTCCAAAGCGGCAACTTATGCTTCCAATGTGATCAATAACTACACTTTCAAGCTGTTACCGGATTTTGCAAGTGTTTTTGACCAGGGAAATCAGAATCATGATGAGGTTGTTTTTGCGGTTCAGTACACAACTGATCCATTGACGAACGGCACTGGAAACAGCCTGCACCTCTATTTTGGAATGCAGTATGATGTGCAGGCAGGAATGGTGCGGGACATTGTAAATGGTCGTCCTTTCAAACGCATGCGCCCAACGAAATACTGTCTTGAAACTGTTTTTGCTGACCGTGTAAATGATTCGCGTTATAAAAAGACATTTAAGGACACCTGGATCTGTAACAACCCGGGCACGTTTACCAACGTTTTCGATAACTCGAAATCCACAGTAACATTCAAAGCGGGTGACACCACGATCTTCATTCCCGGCTATGAAATGCCGCTGGCAGAGCGTGCTAAAAAGCCTTATCAGGTGTTAGTACCAAGCCGTTACGACGAAGCTTTATTCCCGACAAACAAAAAATTCCTTGATCCGCTTCGTCCAGACCGCACTTACGAGCCGGGAAGCCGCGATTATATGTGCTTCCGTTTGGCAGACACGTATTTGTTGTTGGCTGAGGCGCAACTGCTGACAGGAAAGGTGAAAGAAGCGACAGAGGCGATCAATATGGTGCGTCGTCGTGCAGCATTCCCTGGAAAAACCGCTGCTATGGAGATCAAGCAGGCAAACATGAACATGGAAATGCTGATGGAAGAGCGTGGACGTGAGTTGCTCGGAGAACAAATTCGCTGGATGGACCTGAAACGCTGGGGTAATCTGGTTGAAAGGGTTCAAAAATACAATCCGCAAGCTGCCCCGAATGTGAAGCCAATCCATTTGCTGCGTCCTATCCCGCAGACACAGATTGACAGAACGGAAGGCGGTGCGGCAGCATTCCCCCAAAATCCGGGCTATTGA
- a CDS encoding SusC/RagA family TonB-linked outer membrane protein, producing MKRKFTSTGQSALRLTMAAMIVSGFTAEAFSLNRPHVTHVFSIDKTVSGKITSSEDNTPIPGVSVVLKGSRSGTNTDVDGQFKIEVPDNGAVLVFSSVGFITQEVAVGARSIVDIKLEADMKALSEVVVVGYGSQKKSQTTGAISSVSAKQISEMPITNIGQAMQGRVAGVDVSQSGSKPGSTPKILIRGRRSFNAGNNPLYVVDGIPLAGDRNELMAAANRPFDFVSGGYEDMNPNDVASMEILKDATATAIYGARGANGVVLITTKRGESTKGKTTISYDTYVGVTDALDKIRLFSGPEFAEYMRESRRGIASGSIYKDANGNPVPSGQVDAFADSKLFEAVELDGIAKNRTTDYQDMILRQGFQQNHSVGVQGGNEKTQFYISGGFFRDKGISEGLDYTRTSLRANIDHNINSRVKVGISSYLMYSVRNGKDLNPYAFTLNQNPLGRAYDDAGKIIFAPTNDALLTNPLAEIVPGAQVDERKKYRIFNSIYTEVKIIEGLKYRINFGPDFAVERGGRFIGAQTNARKGGDPQAALYNQYGFNWTLENIVTYNKTFAAKHNLGITALHSVQRENFEANTISVQGVPAETQQFYSVGNASAVLGVGSVLIPWTLNSYMARINYDYNDKYLVTVTARRDGSSRFGENTKYGTFPGVALGWNISNEPFMKSVSWLDLLKLRVSYGSVGNQGVAPYQTQGLLGRTIYAWDNTPAYGYRPSTIGNPDLRWESSATKNVGIDFSFIKGRVQGSLELYETNTTDLLLSDQLPASIGFNAVTRNVGETRNRGIELGVSTINVNAKNGFKWTTDFQFTKNTEEIISLYNGAVDDLGNKWFIGYPLSEFFDYKKAGIWQTNEADAAKSYGSRVGQIKVQDVNGRSADGKLTGQPDGKINADDRQKLGSDVPDWSGGITNRFNFKGFDLSFFIYARQGQMIISGFHRDNNALAGRYQQMYVDYWTPNNPTNEFPQPNKDQEFPVNNQAIIYYDGSFVKIRNINFGYTFSNNLTKKLGLESLRLFASIQQPKIWSKYRSKYNGVDPETSDTTIGSGVTPATRVSTVGLNVKF from the coding sequence ATGAAAAGAAAATTTACCAGTACTGGTCAAAGCGCTCTGCGTCTGACCATGGCAGCGATGATCGTGTCGGGCTTCACGGCCGAGGCATTTTCACTGAACCGGCCTCACGTAACCCATGTTTTTTCTATTGACAAAACGGTGTCTGGAAAAATCACCTCATCAGAAGACAATACACCCATTCCTGGCGTGTCTGTAGTGTTGAAAGGGAGCAGAAGCGGAACAAACACAGATGTGGACGGGCAGTTTAAAATTGAAGTGCCGGATAATGGCGCAGTGCTTGTGTTTTCATCAGTAGGATTTATCACCCAGGAAGTGGCGGTTGGTGCTAGAAGCATTGTAGACATTAAGCTGGAAGCCGATATGAAGGCACTTTCGGAAGTTGTGGTTGTGGGTTATGGTAGTCAGAAAAAAAGCCAGACCACGGGTGCTATTTCGTCTGTTTCTGCCAAGCAGATCAGCGAAATGCCGATTACGAACATTGGCCAGGCTATGCAGGGCCGCGTGGCGGGGGTGGACGTTTCGCAGTCTGGAAGTAAGCCCGGATCTACACCGAAAATCCTGATCCGCGGCCGACGTTCATTCAATGCCGGTAACAATCCATTATATGTTGTGGATGGAATTCCCTTGGCAGGTGACCGGAATGAGCTGATGGCAGCGGCTAATCGTCCGTTCGATTTTGTGTCGGGAGGTTATGAAGACATGAATCCGAATGATGTGGCATCGATGGAAATCCTGAAAGATGCGACCGCAACAGCCATTTATGGTGCCAGAGGTGCCAATGGCGTTGTGCTGATTACTACGAAAAGAGGTGAATCTACAAAAGGTAAAACCACGATCAGCTACGACACCTATGTGGGTGTGACGGACGCGCTTGACAAGATACGCTTATTTTCAGGTCCTGAATTTGCTGAATACATGCGTGAGTCGCGCCGTGGAATAGCATCCGGAAGCATTTATAAAGACGCGAACGGAAATCCAGTTCCAAGTGGCCAGGTGGATGCTTTTGCGGACTCGAAGTTATTCGAAGCTGTTGAACTGGACGGTATCGCAAAAAACCGCACAACGGATTATCAGGATATGATCCTGCGCCAGGGTTTCCAGCAAAATCATTCAGTGGGCGTTCAAGGCGGAAACGAGAAAACACAGTTCTACATTTCAGGAGGCTTTTTCAGAGACAAGGGGATTTCGGAAGGACTGGACTATACAAGAACTTCTTTGCGTGCAAACATTGACCACAACATTAACAGCCGCGTTAAGGTTGGGATATCGTCGTATCTCATGTATTCTGTGCGAAATGGTAAAGATCTGAATCCATATGCATTCACATTAAACCAAAATCCGCTGGGAAGGGCGTATGACGACGCTGGTAAGATCATCTTTGCACCAACAAACGATGCGCTTTTGACGAACCCACTCGCAGAAATCGTGCCGGGTGCGCAGGTTGACGAAAGAAAAAAATACCGCATTTTCAACAGCATTTATACCGAGGTGAAGATCATCGAAGGTTTGAAATACCGGATCAATTTCGGCCCGGATTTCGCAGTTGAACGCGGCGGCCGCTTCATCGGTGCGCAGACCAATGCCCGTAAAGGCGGTGACCCGCAAGCCGCGCTTTATAACCAATATGGCTTCAACTGGACGTTGGAAAACATTGTTACCTATAATAAAACGTTTGCTGCAAAGCATAATCTGGGCATTACAGCGCTACACTCCGTGCAGCGTGAGAACTTTGAGGCAAACACAATCTCGGTTCAGGGCGTACCTGCCGAAACGCAGCAGTTTTACAGTGTGGGTAATGCAAGTGCAGTGCTTGGCGTCGGCAGTGTGTTGATTCCCTGGACTCTGAACTCTTACATGGCGCGTATTAACTACGATTACAACGACAAATACCTGGTGACCGTCACTGCCCGTCGCGATGGCTCGAGCCGTTTTGGAGAAAACACGAAATACGGAACATTCCCTGGGGTTGCTTTGGGCTGGAACATTTCCAATGAGCCATTTATGAAGAGCGTTTCCTGGCTCGACCTCTTGAAGCTGCGCGTGAGCTATGGTTCTGTGGGTAATCAAGGCGTGGCGCCTTATCAAACGCAAGGTTTGCTGGGCAGAACGATCTATGCATGGGACAACACACCCGCTTACGGTTATCGGCCGAGTACCATCGGAAATCCGGATTTGAGATGGGAGTCTTCCGCAACCAAAAACGTGGGCATCGATTTCAGTTTTATCAAAGGACGGGTTCAGGGTTCTCTTGAACTTTATGAAACGAATACTACGGATTTGCTGCTCTCTGACCAGCTGCCTGCTTCTATCGGTTTTAATGCTGTGACGCGCAACGTAGGTGAAACCCGTAACCGCGGAATTGAGCTGGGCGTTTCTACCATTAACGTCAATGCTAAAAACGGTTTCAAATGGACGACTGATTTCCAGTTCACCAAAAACACCGAAGAGATTATTTCGCTTTACAATGGAGCGGTGGATGATTTGGGTAACAAATGGTTTATCGGTTACCCATTGTCTGAGTTTTTTGATTACAAAAAAGCGGGAATCTGGCAGACAAACGAAGCGGATGCCGCTAAATCCTACGGAAGCCGTGTAGGACAAATTAAGGTGCAGGACGTAAACGGACGTAGCGCTGATGGAAAACTGACCGGACAGCCAGATGGCAAAATCAATGCAGATGACCGCCAGAAGCTTGGTTCTGATGTGCCGGATTGGAGTGGTGGTATTACCAACCGTTTCAATTTCAAAGGATTTGACCTTTCATTCTTCATTTATGCAAGACAAGGACAAATGATCATCAGCGGTTTCCACAGGGATAACAATGCACTGGCAGGCCGCTATCAGCAAATGTATGTGGATTACTGGACGCCAAACAACCCGACGAACGAATTCCCTCAGCCTAACAAAGACCAGGAATTCCCGGTAAATAACCAGGCGATAATCTATTACGATGGCTCGTTTGTGAAAATTCGTAACATCAACTTCGGTTACACTTTCAGTAACAACCTGACCAAAAAACTGGGCCTTGAATCGCTTCGCTTGTTTGCAAGTATCCAGCAGCCTAAAATCTGGTCAAAATACCGCTCTAAATACAATGGTGTGGATCCGGAAACTTCTGATACAACCATTGGATCGGGTGTAACGCCTGCAACGCGCGTATCCACGGTCGGACTTAACGTGAAGTTCTGA